Proteins found in one Primulina eburnea isolate SZY01 chromosome 16, ASM2296580v1, whole genome shotgun sequence genomic segment:
- the LOC140816442 gene encoding auxin efflux carrier component 5 isoform X1: protein MIGWEDIYKIVEAMLPLYVALALGYSSVKWLEMFKSNECDAINRFNCYFIIPFFTFQFTSGVDPYHMNFRFLGADVIAKAIAGVGLALWIRFSKKDFSWLITSFSLSSFNNTLVVGVPLLKAMYGGLGEDLVVQSSVIQSLVWLPILLFMLEFRRACDSNNGSCINNENGQEKQLQAMSSSTQTPQSSSTVAIEIFDAADDTVKSAGMNITLAPSSSQFLPFMKKVWIRLSKNPNNYACVLGLIWALLANRWNLKMPRIVEGSILIMSKAGSGVAMFNMGLFMALQESVLGCGVGLCMYGMVLRFVGGPMSTAVGSLALGLHSNVLRIAIIQAALPQAIVSFVFAQEYGLHANLLSTAVIFGTIISLPLLIVYYLILNLVH, encoded by the exons ATGATCGGGTGGGAGGATATATACAAGATAGTGGAGGCTATGCTGCCGCTGTATGTGGCGCTTGCGTTGGGTTACAGCTCCGTCAAATGGCTGGAGATGTTCAAGAGCAACGAATGTGATGCGATCAACAGATTCAACTGTTATTTCATCATCCCATTCTTCACATTCCAATTCACATCTGGGGTTGATCCCTACCATATGAATTTCAGGTTTCTTGGAGCAGATGTGATCGCCAAGGCGATAGCGGGAGTGGGTTTAGCTTTGTGGATTCGTTTCTCGAAGAAGGATTTTTCATGGCTGATAACTTCGTTCTCTCTCTCCAGTTTCAATAACACGCTAGTGGTTGGAGTCCCTCTGTTGAAGGCCATGTATGGGGGACTAGGGGAGGACTTGGTGGTGCAATCATCTGTCATCCAATCCCTTGTGTGGCTACCGATTCTCCTCTTCATGTTGGAATTCAGGCGTGCGTGTGATTCTAATAATGGTTCTTGCATCAACAACGAAAATGGTCAGGAGAAGCAGCTGCAAGCAATGTCTTCTTCCACCCAAACACCACAATCATCAAGCACTGTTGCGATAGAAATCTTCGACGCCGCTGATGATACTGTTAAATCAGCAGGCATGAACATCACATTAGCACCATCATCTTCTCAATTTTTGCCATTTATGAAGAAAGTTTGGATTAGGCTGAGCAAAAATCCTAATAACTATGCTTGTGTTCTTGGCCTAATTTGGGCTCTCTTAGCAAACAG ATGGAATTTGAAAATGCCTCGCATAGTGGAAGGATCGATTCTCATAATGTCGAAAGCCGGAAGTGGAGTGGCCATGTTTAACATGG GATTGTTCATGGCACTACAAGAAAGTGTACTAGGATGTGGTGTTGGCTTATGCATGTATGGAATGGTTCTGAGGTTTGTTGGTGGACCTATGTCTACTGCTGTTGGATCTCTAGCTTTAGGTTTGCATTCCAACGTACTTCGAATCGCGATTATTCAAGCAGCGTTACCACAAGCTATTGTCTCGTTCGTATTCGCTCAAGAGTACGGTTTGCATGCCAATCTACTCAGTACCGC GGTAATCTTCGGCACAATCATATCCCTTCCTCTCTTGATTGTCTATTATCTTATTTTAAATCTTGTTCACTGA
- the LOC140816442 gene encoding auxin efflux carrier component 5 isoform X2, producing MAGDVQEQRMFLGADVIAKAIAGVGLALWIRFSKKDFSWLITSFSLSSFNNTLVVGVPLLKAMYGGLGEDLVVQSSVIQSLVWLPILLFMLEFRRACDSNNGSCINNENGQEKQLQAMSSSTQTPQSSSTVAIEIFDAADDTVKSAGMNITLAPSSSQFLPFMKKVWIRLSKNPNNYACVLGLIWALLANRWNLKMPRIVEGSILIMSKAGSGVAMFNMGLFMALQESVLGCGVGLCMYGMVLRFVGGPMSTAVGSLALGLHSNVLRIAIIQAALPQAIVSFVFAQEYGLHANLLSTAVIFGTIISLPLLIVYYLILNLVH from the exons ATGGCTGGAGATGTTCAAGAGCAACGAAT GTTTCTTGGAGCAGATGTGATCGCCAAGGCGATAGCGGGAGTGGGTTTAGCTTTGTGGATTCGTTTCTCGAAGAAGGATTTTTCATGGCTGATAACTTCGTTCTCTCTCTCCAGTTTCAATAACACGCTAGTGGTTGGAGTCCCTCTGTTGAAGGCCATGTATGGGGGACTAGGGGAGGACTTGGTGGTGCAATCATCTGTCATCCAATCCCTTGTGTGGCTACCGATTCTCCTCTTCATGTTGGAATTCAGGCGTGCGTGTGATTCTAATAATGGTTCTTGCATCAACAACGAAAATGGTCAGGAGAAGCAGCTGCAAGCAATGTCTTCTTCCACCCAAACACCACAATCATCAAGCACTGTTGCGATAGAAATCTTCGACGCCGCTGATGATACTGTTAAATCAGCAGGCATGAACATCACATTAGCACCATCATCTTCTCAATTTTTGCCATTTATGAAGAAAGTTTGGATTAGGCTGAGCAAAAATCCTAATAACTATGCTTGTGTTCTTGGCCTAATTTGGGCTCTCTTAGCAAACAG ATGGAATTTGAAAATGCCTCGCATAGTGGAAGGATCGATTCTCATAATGTCGAAAGCCGGAAGTGGAGTGGCCATGTTTAACATGG GATTGTTCATGGCACTACAAGAAAGTGTACTAGGATGTGGTGTTGGCTTATGCATGTATGGAATGGTTCTGAGGTTTGTTGGTGGACCTATGTCTACTGCTGTTGGATCTCTAGCTTTAGGTTTGCATTCCAACGTACTTCGAATCGCGATTATTCAAGCAGCGTTACCACAAGCTATTGTCTCGTTCGTATTCGCTCAAGAGTACGGTTTGCATGCCAATCTACTCAGTACCGC GGTAATCTTCGGCACAATCATATCCCTTCCTCTCTTGATTGTCTATTATCTTATTTTAAATCTTGTTCACTGA